The nucleotide window ctgtcccactgctgggcaagggtctcctcccgtaatgagggaggggattggccttgagtccaccgcgctggccaagtacgggttggagACTTAGTAGTGTCTTTATTAAGAGAAAATTAGGACattgcaacaaaaaatatgcataaatttATTGAATCTAAGGTGTATATATACTTTTACGTATCTaaaaaatttatatcaattttttttttttgaaaagtattaGTAACATAAGAAggtagtttaaataaaattcctCATACAAAATGGAACTATATACTGTTCACGATAAAGTTCAATATGGCATGCATCCACACGGCCACAGCTCTGGCGCCCGCATCTTCGTCGTGCACGTACCCGCTCGCCACGTACGACGCGCGGCCCGCtctgaaacaaacaattttattttcatctgaTTTGTGTAAAAATTTACGTTTCTTAAACAAGtgatctttaaataattattagtcttcaacttttgcattttttaaatcttaatcgTTTAAAAATTCGTTGAGAACCGAAAACAAAAAAAGTGTAGGGATATTAGTGACACGCCACTAAAGAAAAACCATCATCGAAGGTCTGTTTTCGTCTATTGCAGATGACTAAGGTGGTCATATTCGAAAATACAAGGATGGAAACCTATAAAAttagtagaaaaaaaatctctacaactttaatcctactaatattataaatgcgaaagtttgtgagtatgtatggatgtttgttccTCTTTCACGagaatactactgaatcgattacgatgaaatttgatatgtaggtagctgaagacccagaataacacataggcgaCTTgatatcccggagttcccggatcgggatttacacgagaagggtttccacacggacgaatctgcgggcggcctctagtatgatgtaatttaaaacaaccGTTATAAGTTTTTGATTGTAAGTTACTTACTTAGCCACCATCTTAGCCGTAGCCTTAGCTCCCGTTTCAGCTGCTTCATCAGTCTTCTTCAATAGTGCTTTCAATTCAGCGCTTACATTCTGCTTGAATGTCTCAGCAGCCGTATGTAATGTATCTAACTGTAAAAGAAAAGATATTTTAGTTAACAGAGTTGGTAGCTTTGTAAATGCAGAAATAtgtgcagctggataccagtattttacatggagcgactgcctatcagacctccacaacccagttacctggattacaacacgatacccttcggtaagactggttgtcagaatttcaagcttcttactactgttaacgactgccgAAGATTTTGGAAAATGAcagtcgggacccacaatttaacgtgctttccgaaactccatatgtgtaaggttacccatccacagaacaacctcggcaaccgtagcttaacctcagagatcgatccgcgccgCTGTTGTTTACTGCTCACAATTTGTTTACGAAGTGCATGCGGTAATGGGTATATTACCATAGTTCTGTCGCCAGGCTCCGCTCCTCCGTACGTAGTAATTGCTTGCATTGCACTCTGCCACGCTGACAACCACGCAGCTGCGTCGTTTGATTTAGCTCTAcatcaaattaaattgtaagtaaataaacagtACATATAAGATAACTATTTTCAGTAGTttagtttaggtcgccacaccgctTCGTTaggtcgtgtgttcgattcccacacggaacaactatttttgcttttcacaaatatttttttcgagtccggttgtactttgtgtccgttgtttgtatgtttgtaagagtccccgcgacacaagagtaacaTTCTTAGGGCGGGAgaagtctttaaaataaaaacgaaagaGGTAACTCGAGCATACGATTatgtaaatcataataatatcggATTGAAAAGTACCCTAACTGGCACCTATAAATGGAAAATGAAAGCAGATTCgttcaaaagaaataaaagtaattactcGTCCAGATAATTTTTTGCCACGTGCGTTAGGTCCAGCCCATCATCTATGGTGCTCGTAAATCACATAGCTATAGTGGAATGCAAACTGACCGTTACGTATAAGACCAGTTTGCTTTTCACTTGAAATTGAAACGCCATGTGCTACTTACTTTGCCATAGCTTGTGACGCAGCTGATAGTCCCAAACTGTAAATTCCTCCGGATGTACCTCCCATGTCAGTCTCAGCGATCTCAGACAAGTCCCACAACACGTTTGACGGATATTCTACTGAGCTGGTCTTCAGATATGATTGGATCGctaaaattatgcaaaaatacGTTGCATAAGAACTACAAACAAACAtgggtttatattttaattccatCGGATGATAAATATATGTTACTAGTTACTAGTCTTCAAATATCTGTCATTAGAAATGAAGTCGAGGGTTCGATTTCTAGACGGAACTCATGTTCAATTTTGTCCAAAGCACTTTTTGTAAATTCTAGAATTCTTCCACAtctctttattaattttaaaacacttgTCTATGTTAAAATAGAATTAAGATAGATAGATGAAACTTGATTTAGTTACATACCTTGTCCAAACTTCTTTAATGTGATGCCACAGTCTCCATCACCGCAGCCTGAGTCCAACTTGTTCAGAAGCACCTCGTTCTTGACGAGTTCTTCAGCTGCTGCTGATAAACTACCGCGGAGTAACTCTTGCTCTTTTAGCGTAAGGGATGGACCTGTTGCTGCCTGagaacatatttataattatacagtTCCAGTTTGCGAAATATGCGTCAAAATTGAGATTGAAAATAGTTTCAATGGCTACTGCAAAAAAATGGGTACAAAGACTACTTAAACTAGTTCTTGCTTTTAAAATGTTCCACTTCTCTTGTAGCTGAATCTAAGTAAgccttttttaaaaaaacttgtgCATCTGCGGAGATCTCAAGGAAACATTGATGACATTAGGCTTAAATAATATCTCAAGTACACAAAATGAGGAATACCATGATATAGTTCCATGGCTAAATTATTCTTATCACAATTATAGACGAATTTAAATAGAATAGTCAAGTTATACCTTCCTTCCATCGCTCTGCAGCAGCGTATCATCATCAACATGCGGCTCCTCACTCCTCACAGACAGTGGACTTCCAGGCCAGGACCCACTGGAAGAAGGCGCATCGAGCAGTTCCAACCAGTAGTCTCCGTCCTTTTTGTTTAAGTGCAGAAGACAGATCTGAAAGCCGTGCATCTCTAGGGAACTCTTAAGGTGCCCGGAGTATGTGCGTTCTAGGTTGATTTTCTTGTTTGCTGTGGGATGGACAATTCAGTTGGAAATAGTAATTTACATCGTCATATTCAGTTTGTCATTGGGGGTACACTCCACGAATGCACACCGAGGGCAGTAATGCGGGAAGAATGGCGCTAGATTGTTAGGCTTGCTACCAACCCTGATGTGATAACCACGAGTACCACGACCATCTGCCATAAGTGTAGCGACGAATAAGAACATCAGTACGAAGATACGAAAGGCAAAGAGCTGCGCTTAAAATTTGGTGCTGAGTAACAAAAAAACCGGTCGAAAAAGACTACTCAACTCTCACTAAAATTAGGATGTCTGCTGAAGAGTGCAATTAAAAACTGCAGTTTCGATTTTTGGACTCACCTAAATAATCTTTGATTTCTGCACTGATAATGTTCATCTCAAATATGGAGGTTCCTCCCAAATTGTTAATAGCTGCTACCACTCGGTCTCCTGATACTAACTTCAAGTGCTCGACTATCTGTATGAAAACAAGAAgtcataaaactaatataaatactaGATTATTATTCGAGAAAAACCGATTTAGCCATAGAAAAATCTACCCTACCTTGTCTAGAATTAAAGCTACAGTTTCTTTGGCAGTTCCCATCTTCATTTTAGCAATACCAGCTTCTCCATGTACTCCCGCACCTAGTTCCATCTCATCACGGGCTATCTCAAACAATGGAGGTTGACCTGCGAAATGTAATAAAGTTCTGGTCAAGTTTAGGGATTTGGACACTATTTTCTGACTACGTATGAGAAAGTGGAATTGGTTCCCGTTCCCAGTTTTAAAACTTGGACGACTTAGCCATTGTTTATATATTGGCCACAAAAGGTTAAATGAACAAATTGAAAACAACGCAAATTCTAATTATTTGACAAATGCAGCCGCATGTAGATTGCTTCGTTACAATAGCTTCATTGTGTTATAAGAAATTTtcgttattttcataatattttgtgagtATATAACGGTGTTCTTACCAGGTAACGAACACGCGCTAAGACAGACTCCCAACGTTGCCATGTATTTGTCAGCCTCTGCTGCCAGGTTACGAATGCTTGTAAGATCACAACCTCTCTGGGACATCGCTCCACACATCTGAAGACAATCCACACAATCATTATTACGAACCCTCTCCTAACTGCTTACTTACGGAAATCATCTACATGCTAAAGCCTCTGTGGTGCAGTCGTTtagtggtcgccacgccactaccattgcatTGGGAGATCTTAGGTTCGTTTCCCACACGGGACAGTTAtatgtgcaatccacaaatagttgtttcgggtctggttgcactttgtgtccgttatttgtatgtatgtttgtaaaagtacttgCGACACAAGAGCGGGAGTTGTATTCTTACACAAAACAAATGTCTTAGTAGAAACTAAGTAGTATTCCAGCAGATTTTTTTTGTGGGTAGACGGATTTATTGTTTACCTTATAGAATAGAACTTCACCAATCATAGCTCGGCCTCCAGTCTTGTTTTTACTTGACGCTACATCTTCACCCACGATCAAACCTTCGACCTGCAAACAAAATACAGGACCTTTATTACTACTCACCACAGGTTCGAAAGTAAATagaattcaaaattattacagacCTTGATTCCAGAAATCTTAGCTTTTTCAATAGCTTTACCAAAGTTCAGTCTATCTCCTGTATAATTTCCTATTAGAACGAAGACTCCGcctaaaacacacataaaaatttaaactttctTTTGTAGTCCCTTGTAAGACGACATTGGTGGACTACTATCGATCCTGTCAGACAGTTTTATAGCAGATACTTTCTGCTTACATTAGAGATATTCTCACctgaattatatttatacagTTGTGCTATCGCGTACAAAACATGTCCTGTTGGTGGTGAAGCAAATACGCCGCCAGCGACCGCTCCATCCAACATACCACCTCCCACGAATCCTGAAAATAACGAGTAGGTACATAATAGTATAATTAAGTTTATCTAATATGTTTCCAATATAAGAAAAAGAACGTCGGGCTTAACGTACCAGCTGCAAAAGGCTCATGACCTGATCCTCCTCCACCAAGTATTGCCACCCGTTTGGTATCACTCTGtaaaaatattagcaaaattaGTAAGCCCggaataaaatgattaaaaccGCAAATTTATAAACTCTCAAAATCGATGTATGGTTAAGATTTATTGGCTTGCATAGTCCTTGGTGTCTTCTGCAGAAACATTGTTTTAACCGACTCCGAAAAAgtaggaggttctcaattcgactgtatgttttttttctgtttgttatctcattaataattttagacGATAGACGCAACTCGAAAATACTGTGCTACTGCTCAACAGGACACATTCGGCCCATAAAAGACAGTAGGTACGTAGGTACAAGTTATCAAGATATTCTTACCTTGTTCCTAACAGTCACGACCCTGTGTTTGGGATGAAGCTGCAGCTGCGGGAAGGTGGCTACCACTCCTCGCAGGTTGTCGTCCACGCTCGACTCCGGGGAGTTGATCAACTTCTTCGTTACAGGCTTGGTTGACGACATCTAACAACATTGTAGTGGTTTTTGAGTGTGACATGAACTTATCAAGTATTCTGTAAATACTTAGAAAATGGTGTCCAGTTATTTACGTTGTAAAACCTGTAGTTGAATATCACTGTTTGTTTTCTTacttaaattaagtaaattaaaataactttttttgaaaaatggtCAAtcgtctttttattttttctgggTATTCGATGCTTACGTTCAATACGTAATATACGTTAATGTTTATTAGAAATCATTATAAACGTAACAATAACTGTTAGTAATTGAATTTACCCAGGTCTATTTAAGGCATTTACATTTTCTTGCCCATTTGTTGTTAgcacttaaaaaaacatatacat belongs to Anticarsia gemmatalis isolate Benzon Research Colony breed Stoneville strain chromosome 9, ilAntGemm2 primary, whole genome shotgun sequence and includes:
- the LOC142975477 gene encoding triokinase/FMN cyclase-like encodes the protein MSSTKPVTKKLINSPESSVDDNLRGVVATFPQLQLHPKHRVVTVRNKSDTKRVAILGGGGSGHEPFAAGFVGGGMLDGAVAGGVFASPPTGHVLYAIAQLYKYNSGGVFVLIGNYTGDRLNFGKAIEKAKISGIKVEGLIVGEDVASSKNKTGGRAMIGEVLFYKMCGAMSQRGCDLTSIRNLAAEADKYMATLGVCLSACSLPGQPPLFEIARDEMELGAGVHGEAGIAKMKMGTAKETVALILDKIVEHLKLVSGDRVVAAINNLGGTSIFEMNIISAEIKDYLANKKINLERTYSGHLKSSLEMHGFQICLLHLNKKDGDYWLELLDAPSSSGSWPGSPLSVRSEEPHVDDDTLLQSDGRKAATGPSLTLKEQELLRGSLSAAAEELVKNEVLLNKLDSGCGDGDCGITLKKFGQAIQSYLKTSSVEYPSNVLWDLSEIAETDMGGTSGGIYSLGLSAASQAMAKAKSNDAAAWLSAWQSAMQAITTYGGAEPGDRTMLDTLHTAAETFKQNVSAELKALLKKTDEAAETGAKATAKMVAKAGRASYVASGYVHDEDAGARAVAVWMHAILNFIVNSI